Sequence from the Bacteroidota bacterium genome:
CCTTGGAGTGGATAGTTGATATTATTTTTTATAAAAATATATGGGTAAGCCCTAAAAAATAAATTTTTAGAAACCTCATTGTGAACTCACCCGGCTTTGGATTTAGAAAAATCCCTCCTTTTTCAAGACCTGCGGATTTTAGGTACAAACGCGCGCCAGCCTCAGTCAGACCAAGATCCTTTATCAAATCCCAAGCACCAAGCACCAAAATCCAAATAAATCCCAATAATTCAATATTCAAACAGCCGTTCCAATAGTTTGGACTCCCGACTTTGTCTGAATTTTACTCAGTTTTACATCACGCATTTTGAGTTTTGGGATTTGTGATTTATTTGGAATCCCGACCCTATCGGGATTTCGCTCAGCTTCGCTTCGCTCAATTTGGTTTTTGTGATTTGGAATTTGTTTGGGATCCCGACCTTATCGGGATTTCGCTCAGCTTCGCTTCGTTCAATTTGGTGCTTGTAATTTGGAATTTGCAAAGAGCATGTCGCTCCTTTTAAACAAGGATTATTCTTATCTTTGCTTTATGGTTACACAAGCTGAAATATTATCAACTCTTAAAGCACATAAAGCTGAATTTGCCAAAAAGTATCATCTGAAATCAATAGGAATTTTCGGATCCTATAGCAGGAATGATTATCTGGAATGCAGTGATATTGATTTATTGGTAGATTTTGATCAACCTGTCGGCATCGAATTTATTGACCTGGCGAACGAGCTTGAAAAAATCTTAAAAATAAAAGTTGACCTGGTATCAAAAAATGGTGTTAAGCTTAGATATTTAAAGGAAATTGAGAAAGATTTGATATATGTCTAAACGAACTCCAGGTCTTCTGCTTCAGGATATTCTTGAATCGGCGAATAAAATCATTGATTTTACCAAAGGTTTATCTTTTGAGGAATTTACCAAAGATGTGAAGACTGTTGATGCAGTCATAAGGAATTTTGAAATTATTGGCGAGGCATCAAATCTCTTACCAGATGATGTAAAAGAAAAACATCCCGAAATAGATTGGGATCGGATTCGCGGATTCCGTAACCGTGTCGTCCATGATTACTTTGGCGTTGATAGTACAATTTTATGGAAAATAACTATTACGCAAATTCCAAGCCTGATAACTTCCATTTCCAGGGTAATTCAGGAGTTTCAATGATATTATTATTTCCCTAAGCTGACGGTGTAGGTTAAACCCTTGTGGGCGAGCATTTGCGACGCGAACCTGAAAGTTCACTCCAAATCACAATCAGTGCACCTAAATCGGCCATCAGCCATCGTGTAATCATCTTGCATATCAGACACGCGTTACAGAACTTGTGTTTGAATATTGAGCCCGCTATGAAAAATAATCATTTTGGACTAAAGTCCTGTAACTAACTGGTTCTCAATAACCCTGGCCTTAAGGCCAGGGTTATGCAAATTGATAGTATATAGGGCTTTAGCCCAATATTGGTTTTTAATAACCACTTTTCGGAGGGGACTCAATCATCATTAATAAATTTCCTGATACGTCTCACAGGATTAATTTTTGTAAATTTACCATGGATTAATATGAATGATTCAAAAAAAAGAATTTCAATAACCCTCGGATTTCAGATCCCTTACATCCGGTATGGAAAAGATAAAAATTATCCAGGATTTCATTGAACGGTTGGATGAGATTGCAGATGACATCAGGGATAGTAAAAATAATTTGAAAAGGAAAATCGAAAATCTTACCTAATGGATATTAAAGAATTATTAAGTGGTCTTATTAAGTTAGATGATGCCTTTAAGCGCCAGGTAACAGGTGTTGTTAATTCTGCACTTACACTTAGAAATTGGCTTTTTGGTTATTATATTGTTGAATATGAACAAAAAGGGGAAGACAGGGCTAAATATGGAGATCAAGTTCTGAAAAATATTGCAGATGATCTGAAAGACAAGATAAAGGGTGCTTCTGTTACTAATTTAAAACTTTACAGACAATTTTATCAATTTTATCCGCATATTGGTCAGGCACTGTCTGACAAATCTATTGGTATTATCATTTCTGATATCCTTAATGAAATTAGTCAGACGCTGTCTGACCAATCTTCTAATAGATTTTTAAGTGATGATTTAGATGCAATTCATCAGATTGCATCTGATGCTTTTTTGAATTCAGAAGATAATACCAATAATCTGTTAATTGTTACATCTCCCATTCATTTGATCACCCGGCTGTCTTTTTCACATTTTGTTGAACTAATGAAAATTGATGATCCGCTAAAACGGGCATTTTATGAGATTGAAACAATAAAGGGGACATGGAGTGTCAGAGAATTGGTAAATCAGATAGGACGGCTATTATTCGAACGCTCCGGATTGTCGAAAAATAAGGAAAGTCTGATCAGGTATGCAAATAAAGACATAGTTCCTGCAGAACCGGAAGATATTATCAGGGATCCATATGTTTTTGATTTTTTAGGATTACCAAATAAAGAATTGGTTAAAGAATCTGACCTTGAAAAAGCATTACTTGATGGCATTGAGGAGTTTTTGCTAGAACTTGGAAATGGTTTCTGCTTTGAGTCACGACAAAAAATGATCCTTATTGGGGGTGAATATTTTTATGTCGACCTGGTTTTTTATCATCGAATCCTCCACAGTCATGTTTTGATTGAACTCAAGGTTGATAAATTCAAACATGAGCAGGTCAGTCAGCTGAATACCTATGTGAATTATTACAACGATGTTGAGAAATTGCCTGGTGATAAGGAAACCATAGGAATTTTAATGTGTACCGGTGCAAACCAGGCTTTGGTAAAATATGCAACCGGGGGATTGAATAAAAACCTTTTTATAAGGGAATATCTGGTTAATCTTCCGGATGAAAATAAACTCAGGGAGTTTCTTGAAAAAAGAAAGCAGGAATTGAAATAATAATACATGAACCACTGTGAACACAAAGAAAATTCCTTGTGAACATTGTGGTTAAATTAATATGTCTCACGCAATCAACGCTGAATCCTATAAGCATAAAGACAAACGCAAACACATCCCCTCAAAGGAAGAAAAAGGTTACGAACAAGCACTGTGACCTGATCGGCGGTGACAAGCGATAAGAACTGGTGCTGTCCCGGCGGATCGGCATTGACGCCATAGGGTGACTGGAGGAATTCATGTGACCATATATAGCCACCATCGGTAGAATAATAATAATAATTTGGCATTCCGCCAACCAGGATCTCGTCGGTATTTTGGGGATTCATTATGACGGCGGGCTCGGTCGGCAGCCCATACAACTGTGAAGTGCCTATGACGACATTAGTGTGCTGTGATAAAAGCATCCCGGAAGAGGCAACTATAAAAAGAAAAATGATGGCAAGCCTGATTTTCATATCGGTGGAATTTATGGATTAATGAAACATAAAAATGCTTTTCATGACTCTGATCCCGTTTTACTCTCATTTTATACTTTGGCAAGATAATGAGGGTAGAACCTGTGTAAATATAGACCTAATCCGTACAAAACTGTTTTCCGGATTGACTGACGGGCACTTTGAGTTTGCAGGTGGTGGGTTTTGGGGGGTTTTGGTGTAAAAGGAAGACAATCTTAAGGAGATCTCCTATAAAAGACATAACTATGCAAGCGCCAATGTTGGCTTGATAATTATTGAATCCAACTTCAGAAGATAATGGCAATCATCTGGCAATATAACCTGAGAAATTACCTGACGGCCTTTATTATACCCAAAACTCGAACGGAATGGTAGTAGAATTAAATCAGTATAAACAAACAAAAAGTGCTGATAACTTATTTAAATTGATTGAATTTGGCTGGAAGATTATCACTATTTTTGGTATAAAAGTACTTATTTTAACAATTTACTGATTATGTATACTCCAACTGCAAAAGGCTATTTTTCTGGATGTGGTGGCTTAGAGATAGGGATCATGCAGGCAGGTATTAATGTCATACAATCATTAGATATAGATGAGGAAGCTACTTCCTGTATGAAACATAACAGCCAGTATTTTTCTCATACGATATTAACTGCTGACATCAAAGAAAAAACAGTATTAGAGCAACCAGAAACTGATATAATTTTAGGCACATATCCCTGTACAAAATATTCTGCTATTGCTGATATACATGGAACTAGAACAGGTGATGATTTATTTCTTCATTTTTTTAGGCATATTGCAATAGCTCGTCCAGAAATGTATGTCGTGGAAAATGTACCAGGCATGAAAAAGTTTAAAGTAGTGATGGAGGCTATGACAAAGTTACCAGATTATTATGTAAATGTTTTTTGTCCTGTTGATGCATTAAACTGGTTACCTCAATCAAGAAAGAGATTAATTCTAATTGGAACAAAAAAACGGTTTAATATTGATGCACCGAAACCTGAAACCAACAGACCAAAAATTAAAGATATTTTAGAAGAAAATCCTACTGTCGAAATTCCTAATTATGTTATCAGCAGAGTTAATGGTAAGTATAGAGATAAACCAATTATTGTTGATCCAGAAAAATCTGATGCAATTGCTCCAACTTGCGTGGCTCACTATGCAAAAGATTTAGGAACGAGACTTGTGATAGACCGAAAATCAAAGTTTGGATTACGTCCCTTTTCAATTCGGGAATATGCACGCTTGCAAGGATTTCCTGACGATTATTTTTTTGAAAATAAAAGAAGTTCTTACAGATTGATTGGCAATGCTGTCCCTGTTGATATGGGTAGATGGATAGGGCAACAGACGATGAAATATTTTAATTGACTAAATAATTTGAAAATGCTTCTTAAAATTCAAATTTTTCTTTTGAAATATAGTAATTCTTATGACTTTAAAACAGTATTGAAATGGCTTTAAGACTTTGGACAAGGGATGAATTAATTCTTGCATTTAATCTTTATTTGAAATTGCCATTTGGTAAAATGCATAGTAGAAATCCTTCCATTATTCATCTTGCAAAGATTATGAGCAGAACTCCAAATTCAATAGCATTACGTTTAGTAAATTTTGCTAGTGTAGATCCCTATCATCAAAACAGAGGTGTTGTTGGAATGAGAGGTGGCATTAAACAAGTT
This genomic interval carries:
- a CDS encoding nucleotidyltransferase family protein — encoded protein: MSLLLNKDYSYLCFMVTQAEILSTLKAHKAEFAKKYHLKSIGIFGSYSRNDYLECSDIDLLVDFDQPVGIEFIDLANELEKILKIKVDLVSKNGVKLRYLKEIEKDLIYV
- a CDS encoding DUF86 domain-containing protein, with product MSKRTPGLLLQDILESANKIIDFTKGLSFEEFTKDVKTVDAVIRNFEIIGEASNLLPDDVKEKHPEIDWDRIRGFRNRVVHDYFGVDSTILWKITITQIPSLITSISRVIQEFQ
- a CDS encoding PDDEXK nuclease domain-containing protein is translated as MDIKELLSGLIKLDDAFKRQVTGVVNSALTLRNWLFGYYIVEYEQKGEDRAKYGDQVLKNIADDLKDKIKGASVTNLKLYRQFYQFYPHIGQALSDKSIGIIISDILNEISQTLSDQSSNRFLSDDLDAIHQIASDAFLNSEDNTNNLLIVTSPIHLITRLSFSHFVELMKIDDPLKRAFYEIETIKGTWSVRELVNQIGRLLFERSGLSKNKESLIRYANKDIVPAEPEDIIRDPYVFDFLGLPNKELVKESDLEKALLDGIEEFLLELGNGFCFESRQKMILIGGEYFYVDLVFYHRILHSHVLIELKVDKFKHEQVSQLNTYVNYYNDVEKLPGDKETIGILMCTGANQALVKYATGGLNKNLFIREYLVNLPDENKLREFLEKRKQELK
- a CDS encoding DNA cytosine methyltransferase encodes the protein MYTPTAKGYFSGCGGLEIGIMQAGINVIQSLDIDEEATSCMKHNSQYFSHTILTADIKEKTVLEQPETDIILGTYPCTKYSAIADIHGTRTGDDLFLHFFRHIAIARPEMYVVENVPGMKKFKVVMEAMTKLPDYYVNVFCPVDALNWLPQSRKRLILIGTKKRFNIDAPKPETNRPKIKDILEENPTVEIPNYVISRVNGKYRDKPIIVDPEKSDAIAPTCVAHYAKDLGTRLVIDRKSKFGLRPFSIREYARLQGFPDDYFFENKRSSYRLIGNAVPVDMGRWIGQQTMKYFN